Proteins encoded together in one Rana temporaria chromosome 6, aRanTem1.1, whole genome shotgun sequence window:
- the LOC120944375 gene encoding high choriolytic enzyme 1-like: MRTLLLLAAMCSVCLALPYKKLQKTKLEKTETQGATTDDRTVTDLIYEANNKGPIVFGEYVVVDLDIAYSNKRTGNGCPKDICLWGKSYDGKVYIPYVISSDYSDSESQVIQSAMKDIESLTCIRYIKQTSEVDYLSYQPKVGCWSTVGKIGGQQTVSLDSSGCVSKGIAIHESLHALGLHHEHMRNDRDGYVNVLWNNIQDGLAYAFNKTDTYNMDLTKYDYGSIMHYSKYSFSKNGMPTLQGIPDNRVSFGQRFGLSDLDITKINSLYSCSDGPTNTMTTPTPTPTPTTVLSNACNGMVMLTAPQGVITSPNFPNNYTNNAYCYWNIITTNSRLNITFTDFDIDGDMNSCTSDRLQIFKGKYLFAAYLNLFCGPTVPPSIILQGNAMQVIFISDSAVSRKGFRLLYQPA; this comes from the exons aaattacAAAAAACGAAGTTGGAGAAAACGGAGACACAAG GTGCCACAACAGACGATAGAACTGTGACTGATCTGATTTATGAAGCCAATAATAAAG GACCAATAGTCTTTGGGGAATATGTCGTTGTGGATTTGGACATCGCTTACAGTAATAAAAGGACTGGTAATGGATGCCCCAAGGACATCTGCCTGTGGGGAAAATCCTACGATGGAAAAGTTTATATTCCATACGTTATATCCAGCGACTATA GTGACTCTGAATCACAAGTAATACAGTCTGCAATGAAGGACATTGAAAGCCTCACATGTATCCGTTATATCAAGCAGACATCAGAGGTCGATTACCTTAGCTATCAACCTAAGGTTGG atgctgGTCTACGGTTGGAAAAATCGGAGGTCAACAGACTGTCTCTTTGGATTCATCAGGCTGTGTATCGAAAGGAATCGCCATCCACGAATCCCTACATGCCCTAGGTCTCCACCATGAGCATATGAGGAACGACAGAGACGGCTATGTGAATGTCCTGTGGAATAACATCCAAGACG GCCTTGCGTATGCTTTTAATAAGACTGATACCTACAACATGGATCTCACCAAATACGACTATGGCTCCATCATGCATTATTCCAA GTATAGCTTCAGCAAAAATGGCATGCCTACACTGCAAGGCATTCCCGACAACAGAGTCAGTTTTGGACAGAGGTTTGGCCTGAGTGATTTGGACATCACAAAAATCAATTCCCTGTACAGCTGCT CAGATGGCCCGACAAACACCATGACAACTCCAACTCCAACTCCAACTCCAACTACGGTCTTATCCAATG CTTGTAATGGCATGGTGATGTTGACGGCTCCACAGGGAGTTATCACTTCCCCCAACTTCCCAAACAACTACACCAATAATGCCTACTGTTACTGGAACATCATCACCACCAACTCTCGG TTAAACATCACCTTCACAGATTTTGATATAGATGGTGACATGAACAGCTGTACTTCTGATAGGCTTCAGATCTTCAAAGGAAAGTATTTGTTTGCCGCATACCTGAATCTCTTTTGTGGGCCgacagtgccaccttccattatTCTCCAGGGGAATGCCATGCAGGTCATCTTCATCAGTGATTCCGCTGTCTCTAGGAAAGGGTTTAGACTTTTATATCAACCAG CATAA